A portion of the Homalodisca vitripennis isolate AUS2020 unplaced genomic scaffold, UT_GWSS_2.1 ScUCBcl_1365;HRSCAF=4888, whole genome shotgun sequence genome contains these proteins:
- the LOC124371407 gene encoding uncharacterized protein LOC124371407 — protein sequence MDCQQLQDSLDRIEKWCSQNCMRLNVSKCAVVTFHRSADPVMIEYKLCGTVLPRKTQVKDLGVIFSADLRPDKHIDHICNRASRTLGFIIRTSRNCLSTRALMSLYTALIRSILEYCCVVWAPYQVDDTDRLEKIQRRFLRIIGVRLGYDYMAAPVDTIAESLGLLYLSVRRQLADAVVNFSLGRLTVMIFFQGLFSASLD from the coding sequence ATGGACTGTCAACAACTTCAGGATAGTCTCGACAGGATTGAAAAGTGGTGCTCCCAAAATTGCATGAGGTTGAATGTAAGCAAGTGTGCAGTTGTTACATTTCATCGTTCAGCTGATCCTGTTATGATCGAGTATAAGCTGTGTGGTACTGTGTTACCAAGAAAAACTCAAGTAAAGGACCTTGGTGTAATTTTCTCGGCTGATTTACGGCCGGACAAACACATTGACCATATTTGCAACAGAGCCTCTAGAACACTAGGTTTCATAATCCGCACTTCTAGAAATTGCCTTAGCACTAGAGCTTTGATGTCCTTGTACACTGCACTTATCCGCTCCATCCTGGAATATTGCTGTGTTGTTTGGGCCCCTTATCAAGTTGATGATACAGATAGATTAGAGAAGATCCAGAGACGCTTTTTGCGGATAATAGGAGTTAGGCTGGGCTATGATTATATGGCAGCACCTGTTGACACAATAGCAGAGTCTCTTGGGCTGTTGTACCTTTCTGTGCGAAGACAACTTGCTGATGCTGTCGTAAACTTCTCACTGGGCAGGTTGACTGTGATGATCTTCTTTCAAGGATTATTTTCCGCATCCCTGGATTAA